Proteins from one Enoplosus armatus isolate fEnoArm2 chromosome 4, fEnoArm2.hap1, whole genome shotgun sequence genomic window:
- the atoh1a gene encoding protein atonal homolog 1a gives MDVRSMEDWSKGAREVAVLDSLQQSPGVVGQLEESRYEPGLTLVDSGSDPRAWLALVQTSGTCAAHATSPDYLLHSPCPSTGSYHESGSPESSGHPSPPSYRKTAKSPSSSSLKVRDLCRLKATVTGSEDETSTRQRALSSKPVGGVQKQRRVAANARERRRMHGLNHAFDELRSVIPAFDNDKKLSKYETLQMAQIYINALAELLEGPASSNSSDNDVSNNNNSPKSGIMLSSAIGFDGAKDRASPSLTTCRTAAVPVSGSSLPVHVSGMPFRSSFDDGSFSAMVEEAMCSPSPSSSTRAGSSLAPVGGGRKESPRSDGEFSPHSHFSDSDEIAMELHSSEEDDLSELKLRRHHHHTVSF, from the exons ATGGATGTCCGAAGTATGGAAGACTGGAGCAAGGGCGCACGGGAGGTGGCAGTCCTCGACTCTCTGCAGCAGAGCCCGGGAGTGGTGGGCCAGCTCGAGGAGTCCCGCTACGAACCTGGACTGACGCTCGTGGACAGCGGTAGTGACCCACGCGCCTGGCTGGCTCTGGTGCAGACTTCTGGCACCTGCGCGGCACACGCCACTTCACCTGACTACCTGCTGCACTCGCCCTGCCCGAGCACCGGCTCCTACCACG agaGTGGCTCCCCGGAGTCCTCGGGCCATCCCAGCCCTCCCAGCTACAGAAAAACTGCCAAGAGCCCCTCCTCTTCTTCGCTCAAAGTCAGGGACCTGTGCCGTCTTAAAGCCACGGTTACCGGGTCCGAGGACGAGACATCCACGAGACAGAGAGCCCTGTCCAGCAAACCGGTCGGCGGGGTCCAGAAGCAGAGGCGCGTGGCCGCCAACGCGcgcgagaggaggaggatgcacgGACTTAACCACGCGTTTGACGAGCTGCGCAGCGTCATCCCGGCATTTGACAACGACAAGAAGCTCTCCAAATATGAAACTTTACAGATGGCGCAGATTTACATCAACGCTCTGGCTGAGCTGCTCGAAGGTCCGGCCTCCTCCAACAGCAGCGACAACGACGTCTCCAACAATAACAACTCGCCAAAGTCTGGCATCATGCTTTCATCCGCCATTGGTTTTGACGGGGCGAAGGACCGGGCTTCCCCGTCCCTTACAACCTGTAGGACAGCGGCCGTGCCCGTCTCAGGTAGCAGCTTACCTGTCCACGTCAGCGGGATGCCTTTCCGCTCCTCCTTCGACGACGGTTCGTTTTCCGCCATGGTTGAAGAAGCTATGTGTTcgccctctccttcctcctccactcgGGCAGGCAGTTCGCTCGCACCGGTCGGAGGTGGGAGGAAAGAGTCTCCCCGGAGCGACGGGGAGTTTTCCCCGCACTCCCACTTCAGTGACTCGGATGAAATAGCGATGGAGCTCCACTCAAGTGAAGAAGATGACCTTTCAGAACTCAAGCTACGCAGACACCATCACCACACTGTTTCTTTCTGA